The sequence below is a genomic window from Vibrio mangrovi.
GGCACTATTATCGGGGCGCCCCGGATGTTTAAGCAGCCGATGGTTCAGTCACATCACTGACATCAGGCTTGCGGCGACTGACACTGACAAGCTGCACACCAATTGCTGCAACAATAACCAATCCCATTCCGGACAGACTGAGCCAGTCAGCCTGCGCTGAGTGAATAATGCCGGTCCACCACCCCATTGTCATACACAGTTCCGTCAGCAGGAAAGCCATTACTGGCGTCACTGCAATCACAGAACTAACTTGTACGGTTTTCCAATAGGTCAGCGATTTGGCAAAAGCACCGTATGCCACAACAGTATTAAGACAACAGAACAAAGCGATAAGCCATTCTTCAAATGACATTTGTAACAAATCTGATGGTGAAGTCAGTGGGAACATCACAACCATTGCCATCAGATAAATCCCCAGCAAAATATTGGAAGCATCAAGTTGTTGAAACAGGGATTTCTGCACCAGAGCATAAAGACTCCATGCTAGTGCAGACACAAAAATAATAGTAAGTCCCGTCAGCAATACCGTCGTTTCCTGCCCGCTCCCGCTCTGCAATACCGGATGAAAAAAGACCAGCAGCCCAGTCAGCAAGAGTGCAAAACAAACCCACTGCTGCCATGAAATATATTCTTTAAAGAAAACAGCACCACCGACAGCCAGGAATAACGGTGCCATCTGCATACTCAATTGAGAGGAATCCGGAGTCAGATAAACCAGACTCCACGCATAACAGGTGTAGTTGATCATTAACAGAACGCCGGCCAGACTCAGACGTAACCAGTCACTACGTTCCAGTCTGCGAAACTGAACCAGACGATTATGCCGTTTTTGCCATAACCAAACGATCACACCGGCAACCGTGAAACGAAGCCATGTAAGTGTAACAGGATCAGCAAAGTCATTTGATAATTTCAAAGCAATCGCAATCATCCCCCACGCAATCATGGTTGTACAACTCAACAACAGCCCATACATAAATTTACGTGATATATTTGCCACACTTCCTCCTGCAAAAAATACTCATCTAGCCTTTATCATGCGGTTCTCTTTCACAACAATCCAATGCATAATATTCCTAACTATTATGCATGAACCGGGATAAACTGATGCTATCTCCAGAGCTACAACATGTGGATATGAAATCATTAACGGGACTACTCTACCTGCTGGAAGAACGAAACGTCAGCAAAGCCGCCAACCGTCTGTTTCTGAGTCAGTCAGCCATGAGTCGGCTATTACAGCGTTTGCGCGATGCATTTGACGATCCGCTGTTCATCCGGACATCGAAGGGAATGGTCCCGACAGCCAGAGCGGCGGCTCTTGAATATCCCATCCGCCAAATGGTCGAACAAATGGCCGGTCTCAACTCAGTCCGTTCCTTTTCTCCGGCACAAAGTGAGCGCTCATTTCGCCTGCAAACAACCCACTATCAGGCACAGGCTTATGTTCCTTACATTGCTTCCCGGTTTTACCAAAACGCTCCAAATGCTTCTCTGGAAACCAGCACGATCACAGAGACCAGCCTTATCCATTCAACAGAACACCATGTAGACGTGGTGTTAGGCAGTAATTATATTCAAGTACCCAATTCTTTTGAGCAATGTCTGCTGGGGCGGGAAAAATTTGGCTGTATTATGTCTAAAAATCATCCGCTGGCCCATAAAGCACAGATTACTCTGGATGACTACATGCAACATAACCACATTCTGGTCAGCATGGGGGGAACATCCCGGAATTTTATCAATGATGCACTCAAAGATCAGGTCAGAGAACGGCGATTCTCTTTCCGGACTCCCTACTTTCTTGCAGCACTGGCAACTGTCGGGCAAACAGATCTGCTTCTCAGCTCCAGCAGATTACTGGCTGAACGCTTTCAGGAGCAGTTTGGCCTGACTATTCGCGATCTCCCGTTCTCGTTTCCGGATCCGAAATATTATCTCTGCTGGCCCAAGGCTCTGACCGACGATCCAGGAGGTCAGTGGTTCCGGGCTCTTTGCCGTGATGTTATACGAGATATGATTCCCTATCCGGAAGAAAATCCGGATAAAAAACTGCCCCCAGAATAATCACGTAACGGTTATTTATCGCTCATCTTTCGGCGAATCCATCACAACCATTGTCGTGATGGAATTCACCTGAGAGCATTCCCCCAAGACCTCAGAATGAAAGCGTTTATAGGCCAGTAAGTCCTTCGTTTCAACCCGAAGTAAGTACTCATTGCCACCCGTAATATTGTGGCATTCCGTTACCTCCGGCGCGAACTGTACGTGACTTTCAAATGCCAGTTGAGCGCTTTTGCTGTG
It includes:
- a CDS encoding Lrp/AsnC family transcriptional regulator; translation: MDRFDERILQELVRFGRISNVELAERVGLSPSATLRRVQELERNGTIKGYRAVIDKHKLDIGFVAYVSIGLSDHSKSAQLAFESHVQFAPEVTECHNITGGNEYLLRVETKDLLAYKRFHSEVLGECSQVNSITTMVVMDSPKDER
- a CDS encoding DMT family transporter translates to MANISRKFMYGLLLSCTTMIAWGMIAIALKLSNDFADPVTLTWLRFTVAGVIVWLWQKRHNRLVQFRRLERSDWLRLSLAGVLLMINYTCYAWSLVYLTPDSSQLSMQMAPLFLAVGGAVFFKEYISWQQWVCFALLLTGLLVFFHPVLQSGSGQETTVLLTGLTIIFVSALAWSLYALVQKSLFQQLDASNILLGIYLMAMVVMFPLTSPSDLLQMSFEEWLIALFCCLNTVVAYGAFAKSLTYWKTVQVSSVIAVTPVMAFLLTELCMTMGWWTGIIHSAQADWLSLSGMGLVIVAAIGVQLVSVSRRKPDVSDVTEPSAA
- a CDS encoding LysR family transcriptional regulator — translated: MLSPELQHVDMKSLTGLLYLLEERNVSKAANRLFLSQSAMSRLLQRLRDAFDDPLFIRTSKGMVPTARAAALEYPIRQMVEQMAGLNSVRSFSPAQSERSFRLQTTHYQAQAYVPYIASRFYQNAPNASLETSTITETSLIHSTEHHVDVVLGSNYIQVPNSFEQCLLGREKFGCIMSKNHPLAHKAQITLDDYMQHNHILVSMGGTSRNFINDALKDQVRERRFSFRTPYFLAALATVGQTDLLLSSSRLLAERFQEQFGLTIRDLPFSFPDPKYYLCWPKALTDDPGGQWFRALCRDVIRDMIPYPEENPDKKLPPE